The following are encoded together in the Strongyloides ratti genome assembly S_ratti_ED321, chromosome : 2 genome:
- a CDS encoding Tetratricopeptide-like helical domain and Tetratricopeptide repeat-containing domain and Tetratricopeptide repeat-containing protein — MNNKQCFKLASQYPIGVPKTAYRLGITILLNTIEQSYTQNILLLSEAEKLSWLVTRLINLPDITYSTLIEIVKNFSNNDNFIRNFNNDILNFEMKTLTVNKANSEEGKGQEIKFAKSRSIIGYFLRGIEASECFSTPSQDFYVIESFEHWRSQNDIEPYKPYIKISEFYSEKKDIILNFLFSYISHFTEKPHEFPIYFNLPASKLICDIIPHDHIVNLINRQCLLMQLCPKNALSTKCIQMMKSILQDEYPTITKTSFFLMLNALRCGNYIEAESYGKRYFNEASLIIKDRSNLVTSFYIPEKKPLIYGPLICSRIYKLQKAKRNCQALIEEATTHSHASRDLIGVRACTLEKILSENMVNNDLIAEAELLMIKYCMDKYGDTIGETFYIDSIGNDDNIDEDAALNHTIQELEEVYPVLHCKEFNFIINDHDKKKLEHCFEYDADPDDAEAFFHQMAKHFLYIKTIEWSKAGKNKHLCAKLFEIILESDFGSDRFIQTKLIKDAALVALSTMSLEKGYYKEALFKAGIALNSITEPLRNIPSLATEIHAQAVANAAVSFAYSGNYEGALKVLEKYDKYFPKDSIGESYTQLRLTKLLVQFDYNFFKGEWETLRVLLEEINLYNYFEYDMRVGILDCCTNDVSQAISRLNNLIGNFSNQNATSLQYIRCLMVQGQMYLHIKNWEMAFDSFKKALKLAQENGLRNLCTMLIRRMATSMLKVGRIQQAGALLMSHRSQMESELPVIEQALYHLTMYMHAECVGTPEAERYLTDAVRVLKPFKLPLLQKCIYRYLINYKKCHKRASADEIESLEDVLKNFNLPKERDLPHLLL; from the exons atgaATAATAAACAATGTTTTAAATTGGCATCTCAATATCCCATAGGAGTACCTAAAACTGCATATAgg ttaGGAATTACAATTTTACTCAATACAATTGAACAATCATATacacaaaatattttattattgtcgGAAGCGGAGAAATTGTCATGGTTAGTTACAAGATTAATAAATCTTCCCGACATAACATATTCAACATTAAtagaaattgttaaaaatttttcaaacaacgacaattttattagaaattttaataatgatattttaaattttgaaatgaAAACATTAACAGTAAATAAGGCAAATTCAGAGGAAGGAAAGGGACAAGAGATAAAATTTGCCAAAAGTCGAAGTATTATTGGTTATTTTTTGAGAGGTATTGAGGCATCAGAGTGTTTCTCAACACCAAGTCAagatttttatgttattgaGTCATTTGAACATTGGAGAAGTCAAAATGACATTGAACCATATAAaccatatattaaaatatctgaATTTTATTCTGAAAAAAaggatattattttaaattttttgttttcataTATTAGTCATTTTACAGAGAAACCTCATGAATTtccaatttattttaatcttcCTGCTTCTAAATTGATATGTGATATTATTCCTCATGATCATATTGTAAATCTTATCAATAGACAATGTTTGTTAATGCAATTATGTCCAAAAAATGCATTGTCAACAAAATGTATTCAAATGATGAAATCCATTTTACAGGATGAATATCCAACAATAACAAAAACA tcTTTTTTTCTAATGCTTAATGCTTTACGGTGTGGTAACTATATAGAAGCAGAAAGTTACggaaaaagatattttaacgAGGCATCACTTATAATCAAAGATCGTTCCAATTTGGTGACAAGTTTTTATATTCCAGAAAAAAAACCATTAATATATGGCCCTTTGATTTGTTCAAGAATTTATAAGTTACAGAAAGCTAAAAGAAATTGTCAGGCATTGATTGAGGAAGCAACAACACATAGTCATGCCTCTAGAGATTTGATTGGTGTAAGAGCATGTactttagaaaaaattttaagtgaAAATATGGTAAACAATGATCTTATTGCTGAAGCTGAGTTattgatgataaaatattgtatggATAAGTATGGTGATACAATTGgtgaaacattttatattgataGTATTGGGAATGATGATAATATTGATGAGGATGCAGCATTAAATCATACTATTCAAGAGTTAGAAGAAGTATATCCTGTTCTTCATTGTaaagaatttaattttatcataaatgatcatgataaaaaaaaattagaacaTTGTTTTGAGTATGATGCAGATCCTGATGATGCTGAAGCTTTCTTTCATCAAATGgctaaacattttttatatattaaaacaattgaaTGGTCAAAAGCtggaaaaaataaacatttatgtgctaaattatttgaaataattcTTGAAAGCGATTTTGGTTCAGATCGTTTTATtcaaacaaaattaattaagGACGCAGCACTTGTAGCATTAAGTACAATGTCCCTTGAAAAAGGATATTACAAAGAGGCATTATTTAAAGCCGGAATAGCATTAAATAGTATAACTGAACCATTACGTAATATTCCTTCTTTGGCAACCGAAATTCATGCTCAAGCTGTTGCTAATGCAGCTGTCTCATTTGCCTACTCTGGTAATTATGAAGGAGCACTCAaagttttagaaaaatatgataaatattttccaaAAGACTCAATTGGAGAGTCTTATACACAATTACGCTTAACTAAACTACTAGTACAATTtgattacaatttttttaaaggaGAATGGGAAACATTAAGAGTTTTGTTggaagaaataaatttatataattattttgaatatgACATGAGAGTTGGAATACTTGATTGTTGCACAAATGATGTAAGTCAAGCAATTTCaagattaaataatttaattggaaatttttctaatcaAAATGCCACTAGTCTTCAATATATACGGTGTCTCATGGTCCAAGGTCAAATGtatttacatataaaaaattggGAAATGGCATTtgatagttttaaaaaagctTTGAAGTTAGCTCAAGAAAATGGACTTAGAAATTTATGTACAATGTTGATAAGAAGAATGGCAACATCAATG TTAAAAGTTGGACGTATTCAACAGGCTGGTGCTTTACTGATGAGCCATCGTAGTCAGATGGAATCAGAATTACCGGTAATAGAGCAAGCATTATACCATTTGACAATGTATATGCATGCTGAATGTGTAGGCACACCGGAAGCag aAAGATACTTAACAGACGCTGTTAGAGTTCTAAAACCATTTAAATTACCACTACTtcaaaaatgtatatatagatatctaataaattacaaaaaatgtCATAAAAGAGCTTCTGCAGATGAGATAGAATCATTGGAAGATGtgttaaaaaactttaatttacCAAAAGAACGTGATCTACCTCATTTACTATtataa
- a CDS encoding Ras-related protein M-Ras produces the protein MQKKPPEDDSKLPVFKLVVIGEGGVGKSSLTIQFFQKHFIDYYDPTIEDQYIQHCEVDGQWVIMDVLDTAGQEEYSAMREQYIRGGKGFLLVYSVTDERSFQQAVQLYKQVLRVKDSTEYPVLLVANKIDLISQRKVTETQGRKLAEELKLPYIETSAKDPPVNVDAAFHELVRIVKSFPSEDDDDSSLVNTGLSGNLSKKKKGKGKCAIM, from the exons atGCAAAAAAAACCTCCAGAAGACGATTCTAAATTACCGGTATTCAAACTTGTTGTTATTGGTGAAGGTGGTGTTGGAAAATCTTCCTTAAcaatacaattttttcaaaaacattTCATTGATTATTATGATCCAACAATTGAAGATCAGTACATTCAACATTGTGAAGTTGATGGGCAATGGGTTATTATGGATGTTTTAGATACAGCAGGTCAAGAAGAATATTCTGCCATGAGAGAACAATATATACGTGGAGGAAAAGGTTTTCTATTAGTTTATTCTGTTACTGATGAACGAAGTTTTCAACAAGCTGTACAGTTATATAAACAAGTTCTTAGAGTTAAAGATTCAACAGAATATCCCGTTTTATTAGTAGCTAATAag attgaTTTAATTTCACAACGTAAGGTTACTGAAACGCAAGGTCGTAAACTTGCtgaagaattaaaattacCATATATTGAAACGTCTGCAAAAGATCCTCCAGTTAATGTTGATGCTGCATTTCATGAATTAGTAAGAATTGTCAAATCATTCCCATCTgaagatgatgatgat TCATCATTGGTGAATACCGGTTTGTCGggaaatttatcaaaaaaaaaaaaaggtaaagGAAAATGCGCCATAATGTGa
- a CDS encoding Iron/zinc purple acid phosphatase-like protein yields the protein MIVSWVTFYDYSVSHRKPIVKYGTSSSCMSKISFGRSKSLIENNNSSIVRYYHTVYLKNLNYNKKYYYKVGDGRKWSKKFYFKTFPGGSNFDMKLCVFGDMDTGKMATIKKVTKAVKKGECQLIIHLGDIAYQLQKNDGLIGDDFMRKIEPIAAYAPYMVIVGNHEFDCTGFTHYNYRFIMPLDNDNIDKTDHFYSFNLGFVNFVGLSSEVYGFYKMYGIDPIKRQAAWLHRTLKNIQTKRYNRPWIISYFHRPLYCWYKFSKDECNEYESTTLKSGTKYIPGLEKYLYDYSVDLVLNGHEHGYQRMYPVYNRTVYKYDNDIYYNTPAPTYVTSGVAGCVRCTPVVINKTMISPFSAKLSVKIGYTQIHVMNKTHMKLTQISAEDDKIEDKFWIIKNHNLNMQKLKKKNKGKYYPYNGKTIYPYLQTSSFIQKCLNFYNASKLK from the exons ATGATAGTTTCATGGGTAACTTTTTATGATTATTCAGTTTCTCATAGAAAACCAATAGTTAAATATGGAACATCTAGTAGTTGTATGAGTAAAATAAGTTTTGGTAGaagtaaaagtttaattgaaaataataactcATCAATTGTACGATATTATCATacagtttatttaaaaaatttaaattataataaaaaatattattacaaagtTGGTGATGGTAGAAAATggagtaaaaaattttattttaaaacatttccAGGAGGATCTAATTTTGATATGAAATTATGTGTTTTTGGTGATATGGATACAGGAAAGATGGCAACAATAAAGAAGGTAACAAAAGCTGTCAAAAAAGGAGAATGCCAATTGATTATTCATCTAGGTGATATAGCTTAtcaattacaaaaaaatgatgGTTTAATTGGAGATGATTTTATGAGAAAAATTGAACCAATTGCAGCATATGCACCTTATATGGTTATTGTTGGAAATCATGAATTTGATTGTACTGGATTTACTCATTATAATTATAGATTTATAATGCCATtagataatgataatatagataaaactgatcatttttattcatttaatcTTGGATTTGTTAATTTTGTTGGACTTTCTTCTGAAGTTTAtggtttttataaaatgtatgGAATAGATCCTATTAAAAGGCAAGCAGCATGGCTTCACagaacattaaaaaatattcaaacaaaaagatataatagaCCATGGATAATATCATACTTTCATAGACCATTATATTGTTGGTATAAATTCTCTAAAGATGAATGTAATGAATATGAATCTACAACATTAAAAAGTGGTACTAAATATATACCAggattagaaaaatatttgtatgaTTATAGTGTTGATTTAGTACTCAATGGACATGAACATGGTTATCAAAGAATGTATCCTGTGTATAATCGAACAGTCTACAAATatgataatgatatatattataatacacCTGCTCCTACTTATGTAACATCTGGTGTTGCAGGATGTGTAAGATGTACTCCAgtagtaataaataaaactatgATATCACCATTTTCAGCTAAAtt atctGTTAAAATTGGTTATACACAAATTCATGTAATGAATAAAACACATATGAAATTAACCCAAATTAGTGCTGAGGACGATAAAATAGAAGATAAATTTTggattattaaaaatcataatttgaatatgcaaaaattaaaaaagaaaaataaaggTAAATATTATCCTTATAATGGTAAAACAATATATCCATATTTACAAACTTCATCATTTATCCagaaatgtttaaatttttataatgcttcaaaattaaaataa